A region of the Oceanihabitans sp. IOP_32 genome:
TTAAATAAGTCAAAACGATAACGTAGAATTCATGTAAAAATACAACCCAATGACCAAACAAGAAAGCGTAAACTTTATAATTAACACCTTATATAAATTATATCCAGAAATTCCTGTTCCACTAGACCACAAAGACCCTTATACCTTGCTTATTGCAGTTTTACTATCGGCTCAAAGCACCGATGTTCGTGTAAATAAAATAACACCCTTACTTTTTGAGCAGGCCGATAACCCTTACGATATGGTTAAGCTTAGTGTAGAAGAAATTAGAGAAATAATCAAACCTGTTGGTTTATCTCCTATGAAGAGCAAAGGCATATACGGTTTGTCGCAAATTCTTATTGAAAAACACAACGGCGAAGTACCCCAAACTTTTGAAGCACTTGAAGAATTACCAGCCGTGGGCCATAAAACTGCGGGGGTTGTTCTGGCTCAAGCCTTTGGCATACCAGCGTTTCCCGTAGACACGCACATTCACAGACTCATGTACCGGTGGAATTTATCCAACGGAAAAAACGTGGTTCAAACCGAAAAAGACGCTAAACGCTTATTCCCTAAAGAATTATGGAACGATTTACACCTACAAATCATTTGGTATGGACGAGAATATTCTCCTGCAAGAGGTTGGGATTTAGATAAAGATATTATTACTAAAACCGTAGGAAGAAAAAGCGTGATAAAAGAATATTATAAGCAGAAAAAGTCTTAACCAAATTGGCTAAGACTTTTTAACTTCTGCCTAATTTAAAATCATTTCGAACTTTAGTTTTTCTAAATTAACAACCTTTAAACTCTTAGAGTAGTTTAAAATAAAACTAATGGTCTGATCGTTTGGCGTTAAATCGTGTAAATTTTTAGTTGAGGCTTTAGAGTAAAATTTTCCCATTTTTATATGCTTGGTTAGAACTAAAAAACGCAGTAAATCTTACTTTATTGCTTTAATCAGTTAAAATTATATTATGCTTTTCAATTATCTTACGTAAATTAATCAAGGCATAGCGCAT
Encoded here:
- a CDS encoding endonuclease III domain-containing protein, giving the protein MTKQESVNFIINTLYKLYPEIPVPLDHKDPYTLLIAVLLSAQSTDVRVNKITPLLFEQADNPYDMVKLSVEEIREIIKPVGLSPMKSKGIYGLSQILIEKHNGEVPQTFEALEELPAVGHKTAGVVLAQAFGIPAFPVDTHIHRLMYRWNLSNGKNVVQTEKDAKRLFPKELWNDLHLQIIWYGREYSPARGWDLDKDIITKTVGRKSVIKEYYKQKKS